DNA from Candidatus Woesearchaeota archaeon:
ATCCCCGAACGCACATCCCACGAAAGGGACATTATTGAAGTGATAGCTGAAAGCAATTTAAGGAAAAAATTCAGCCTCAAAGATAATGATGAGATAACGCTGGAGCCAAGATGAGAATCGGAATAGCTGACACAATGTTCTCAAGAGTCGATATGTTCAGGATAGCTGAAAAGGCAATTGAAGACTCTATGGAAGAGGCAAGGATTGAAAGGTATACTGTGCCCGGAGTTAAAGACCTTCCCGTAGCTGCAAAAAAGCTGTTGGAGGAATACGGCTGCGATATCGCTGTTGCACTAGGCATGCCTGGAGACAAAGAAATTGACAAGGTATGCGCGCATGAGGCTTCGCAGGGGCTTATCAATGCCCAGCTGCTGGCTAACAAGCACATAATTGAAGTCTTCGTCCATCTGGATGAGGCAGAAGACGCAAAAGAGCTGTTGGAAATAGCAAGAAACCGTACCTATGAGCATACAATGAACGCTATTGCCCTGCTGAAGGGAAAAGAGAAACTGTCAAAAAATGCAGGAAAGGGAATAAGGCAGGGCAAAAGCAGTGTCGGGGGAATTGGATAAATGGCTATGAATTATTTAGAAAGTGTTGCACGCAGCCCTGAGAATATTGTAACAAAAATAATTATGGAAAAAAATCCTGTAAAAGTAACCGGTTTACAACATCCTGATAGGGGAAATCCTGGCTTAGATGCTGAATCATATATTGTGGAATCTCCCTGCCCTTTATTGGAAAATAAGACAAGGGTTTCAGGGGATGAGTTAGCTGTTTTATTAAGCAGAAGAATAGGAAAAGATATCTGGGTGGTAAAATATCAAAAAGATAATAAACCGTATTTTGGCTTGTATCAAATAGGAGGTAACCAAAAT
Protein-coding regions in this window:
- a CDS encoding riboflavin synthase; translated protein: MRIGIADTMFSRVDMFRIAEKAIEDSMEEARIERYTVPGVKDLPVAAKKLLEEYGCDIAVALGMPGDKEIDKVCAHEASQGLINAQLLANKHIIEVFVHLDEAEDAKELLEIARNRTYEHTMNAIALLKGKEKLSKNAGKGIRQGKSSVGGIG